In a single window of the Raphanus sativus cultivar WK10039 chromosome 9, ASM80110v3, whole genome shotgun sequence genome:
- the LOC108828483 gene encoding serine/threonine-protein kinase BSK7 gives MGCGVSKFCCGSEPERSNHGVTSSGVGDRIGGEGNDLPQFREFSIETLRKATSGFATENIVSEHGEKAPNVVYKGKLDNQRRIAVKRFNRKAWPDSRQFLEEAKAVGQLRNYRMANLLGCCYEGEERLLVAEFMPNETLAKHLFHWESQPMKWAMRLRVALHIAQALEYCTGKGRALYHDLNAYRVLFDDDSNPRLSCFGLMKNSRDGKSYSTNLAFTPPEYLRTGRVTPESVMYSYGTLLLDLLSGKHIPPSHALDLIRDRNIQMLMDSCLEGQFSSSDGTELIRLASRCLQDEPRERPNPKSLVTAMIPLQKDLETPSHQLMGIPSSASTTPLSPLGEACLRTDLTAIHEIVEKLGYKDDEGAATELSFQMWTNQMQDSLNFKKKGDVAFRHKDFANAAECYSQFIEGGTMVSPTVYARRSLCYLMNDMPQEALNDAMQAQVISPAWHIASYLQAVALSALGQENEAHAALKDGSMLESKRNAL, from the exons ATGGGTTGTGGGGTTTCCAAGTTCTGTTGCGGTTCAGAGCCTGAAAGATCCAATCATGGAGTCACTTCCTCTG GTGTTGGTGATAGGATAGGTGGTGAAGGGAATGATCTGCCTCAGTTCCGTGAATTCTCTATAGAGACGCTAAGGAAAGCTACATCAGGTTTTGCTACAGAGAATATAGTATCAGAGCATGGTGAGAAAGCTCCTAATGTTGTCTACAAAGGGAAGTTGGATAATCAGAGACGTATTGCTGTCAAGAGGTTTAACAGGAAAGCTTGGCCTGATTCTCGTCAGTTCCTG GAGGAAGCTAAAGCTGTTGGGCAGTTAAGGAACTATAGGATGGCTAATCTGCTTGGATGTTGTTATGAAGGTGAAGAGAGACTTCTTGTTGCTGAGTTTATGCCTAATGAAACCTTGGCTAAGCATCTTTTCCACT GGGAATCACAGCCGATGAAGTGGGCAATGAGACTAAGAGTAGCTTTACATATTGCTCAAGCTTTGGAGTACTGTACAGGCAAAGGGCGTGCACTCTACCATGACCTTAATGCTTATAGAGTTCTCTTTGATGAT GACTCGAATCCAAGGCTTTCTTGCTTTGGTCTGATGAAAAACAGTAGGGATGGTAAGAGTTATAGTACCAACCTTGCTTTCACTCCCCCTGAGTATCTCAGAacag GTCGGGTGACACCAGAAAGTGTGATGTACAGTTATGGAACTCTGTTGCTTGATCTTCTTAGTGGAAAACACATTCCTCCAAGCCAT GCGCTGGACCTCATAAGGGACAGGAACATTCAAATGTTGATGGATTCATGCTTAGAGGGTCAGTTTTCAAGCAGTGACGGGACTGAACTTATACGGTTAGCGTCTAGATGCTTGCAGGATGAGCCTCGTGAACGCCCTAACCCAAAATCTCTTGTCACTGCAATgatccctcttcaaaaggatctTGAG ACTCCTTCACATCAACTGATGGGAATACCAAGCAGTGCCTCAACAACTCCTCTTTCACCGCTTGGAGAAGCGTGTCTAAGAACTGATCTAACTGCCATACATGAGATTGTTGAGAAACTTGGATATAAAGATGATGAGGGTGCAGCCACAGAG CTTTCGTTCCAGATGTGGACCAACCAGATGCAGGACTCGCTCAACTTCAAGAAAAAGGGTGATGTTGCTTTCAGGCATAAAGACTTTGCAAATGCTGCTGAATGTTATTCTCAG TTTATAGAGGGCGGGACAATGGTTTCACCAACTGTGTATGCAAGGAGAAGTCTGTGTTACCTAATGAATGATATGCCACAAGAGGCACTGAACGATGCAATGCAAGCCCAAGTGATATCTCCTGCTTGGCATATTGCATCTTATCTTCAAGCTGTTGCTCTTTCGGCTCTAGGACAAGAGAACGAAGCTCACGCTGCTCTTAAGGACGGATCAATGCTCGAGAGCAAAAGAAACGCCCTATGA
- the LOC108826926 gene encoding defensin-like protein 278, which translates to MKSSFTFTIFFFVLLLTSCVVMSARTNEISTNERLIPITCNTDQDCTKYCKGPIHKCKYHTCACVPGNPNCC; encoded by the exons ATGAAAAGCTCCTTCACATTCACCatcttcttttttgttcttctcCTTACCTCTT gtgTGGTGATGAGTGCAAGGACGAATGAAATAAGCACAAACGAGAGATTGATACCTATAACATGCAACACCGATCAAGATTGTACTAAGTATTGCAAAGGTCCCATCCACAAGTGCAAATATCATACTTGTGCATGCGTACCCGGAAACCCTAATTGTTGCTAG